The Streptomyces sp. CC0208 genome window below encodes:
- a CDS encoding endonuclease/exonuclease/phosphatase family protein, whose translation MVLGKGTWLLVGALVVAWMVLSGPSAPSGALDARSVPAKPVRDVVPNRVMTWNLCNPCKTGNDDRAAEIATFAPQVIGLQEACVGDVEKIRDYLENLHGLVYHVEYGAVLQSWGRCGGAPWNPGGYGEAILSAAPMTDVVTEEYPDGGSEDRGYMEVTTTVGGRPVRVFNTHLAERRQEAVRADQVGVLAKEVARHDRAIVIGDFNAVPDAYELTKMWRLATDADPHCRPGAATTCEPTTDWQSKFDYVFLRGYVPARHRVHPNQVSDHHVLYADVNPA comes from the coding sequence GTGGTGCTCGGAAAGGGCACGTGGTTGCTCGTGGGTGCCCTGGTCGTGGCCTGGATGGTGCTCTCCGGCCCCAGCGCGCCGAGCGGTGCCCTGGACGCCCGATCCGTGCCCGCCAAACCCGTCAGGGACGTCGTACCGAACCGCGTCATGACCTGGAACCTCTGCAACCCCTGCAAGACGGGCAACGACGACCGGGCGGCGGAGATCGCCACGTTCGCCCCGCAGGTCATCGGCCTCCAGGAAGCGTGCGTGGGTGACGTCGAGAAGATCCGGGACTATCTGGAGAACCTCCACGGACTCGTCTACCACGTCGAGTACGGGGCGGTTCTCCAGAGCTGGGGCCGGTGCGGGGGAGCGCCCTGGAACCCGGGCGGCTACGGCGAGGCGATCCTCTCGGCGGCCCCGATGACCGACGTCGTCACCGAGGAGTATCCCGACGGCGGCTCCGAGGACCGCGGATACATGGAGGTCACCACCACGGTGGGCGGCCGCCCGGTCCGGGTCTTCAACACCCACCTCGCCGAACGGCGTCAGGAGGCGGTCCGGGCGGACCAGGTCGGCGTCCTCGCCAAAGAGGTCGCCCGGCACGACCGCGCGATCGTCATCGGAGACTTCAACGCCGTGCCGGACGCCTACGAACTCACCAAGATGTGGAGACTGGCCACGGACGCGGACCCCCACTGCCGTCCCGGCGCCGCCACCACCTGCGAGCCGACCACCGACTGGCAGAGCAAGTTCGACTACGTCTTCCTCCGCGGCTACGTCCCCGCCAGACACCGTGTGCATCCGAACCAGGTCTCGGACCATCATGTGCTGTACGCCGACGTGAACCCGGCGTAG
- a CDS encoding S8 family serine peptidase has translation MTNPTTPQYGQDVPETVYGYVSARSQGGVPATQATAFSSARPFRAEGDALERAKEYARTAGLTVTAESRLGFTVAGTPAAYEQLTSGRIASYEVQQLGPMNRERSVTHLDIVGDRQPAALGVGAAPGEDAIEAVALERPRTPMRLLPADARPPDVDAFHLTLPDDIARLLNATPAHEAGHTGRGVRVAMVDTGQAEHAFFTAHDYDVAPPVALVPGTSPAEDPIGHGTGESANIFAVAPGARLRPYRASNHRGDLTAATAGFLRAKADHPQVLTNSWGGDGDFPPLGDPSQADVIFALEILDAVEQGIVVVFSAGNGQFAIEPQVPGVIAAGGVFAAQDGRLRASNYASGYVSPWIDGVRVPTVCGLVGLLPRAQYLMLPVPPGCAIDVDESRPGPGDPTRDPGDTTGPRDGWAMFSGTSAAAPQIAGAVAVLLGAQPGMTPAQVTKALTTTATDVTTGTNHPRFGNRAHIGIDTATGPGLVNVSAALDLILTQNP, from the coding sequence ATGACGAACCCCACAACGCCCCAGTACGGACAGGACGTTCCGGAAACCGTGTACGGCTATGTCTCCGCCCGCTCGCAGGGCGGGGTGCCGGCGACCCAGGCAACCGCCTTCTCCTCGGCCAGGCCGTTCCGTGCCGAGGGTGACGCCCTGGAGCGCGCCAAGGAGTACGCACGGACAGCGGGGCTGACCGTGACTGCCGAGAGCCGGCTGGGCTTCACCGTCGCCGGTACGCCGGCCGCGTACGAACAGCTCACCAGCGGGCGGATCGCCAGCTACGAGGTGCAGCAGCTGGGGCCCATGAACCGGGAGCGTTCCGTCACGCACCTCGACATCGTCGGCGACCGGCAACCGGCCGCCCTCGGCGTCGGCGCCGCACCTGGCGAGGACGCCATTGAGGCGGTGGCCCTGGAGCGTCCGCGCACGCCCATGCGTCTCCTCCCGGCCGACGCCAGGCCACCGGACGTCGACGCGTTCCACCTCACGCTCCCGGACGACATCGCCAGGCTGCTCAACGCGACCCCGGCACATGAGGCGGGGCACACCGGTCGCGGTGTGCGGGTCGCCATGGTCGACACGGGGCAGGCCGAGCACGCCTTCTTCACCGCCCACGACTACGACGTCGCCCCGCCCGTCGCGCTCGTCCCCGGCACCAGCCCCGCAGAGGATCCGATCGGGCACGGCACCGGGGAATCGGCGAACATCTTCGCCGTGGCTCCGGGCGCGCGACTGCGCCCGTACCGCGCGAGCAACCACCGGGGCGACCTCACGGCCGCCACGGCCGGCTTCCTGCGTGCCAAGGCAGACCACCCGCAAGTTCTCACCAACTCGTGGGGCGGAGACGGGGACTTCCCTCCGCTCGGAGACCCGAGTCAGGCCGACGTGATCTTCGCGCTGGAGATCCTGGACGCGGTGGAGCAAGGCATCGTCGTCGTCTTCTCCGCGGGCAACGGCCAGTTCGCCATCGAACCCCAGGTGCCCGGAGTGATCGCCGCAGGCGGAGTGTTCGCAGCGCAGGACGGCCGACTGCGCGCATCGAACTACGCGAGCGGATACGTCAGCCCCTGGATCGACGGCGTCCGCGTGCCGACCGTGTGCGGTCTGGTCGGCCTGCTCCCCCGGGCCCAGTACCTGATGCTGCCGGTGCCGCCCGGATGCGCGATCGACGTCGACGAGAGCCGGCCAGGCCCAGGCGACCCGACCAGGGACCCGGGCGACACCACAGGTCCAAGGGACGGCTGGGCGATGTTCTCGGGCACGTCGGCCGCGGCACCGCAGATCGCGGGAGCGGTGGCCGTACTCCTCGGAGCCCAGCCGGGGATGACCCCCGCCCAGGTGACCAAGGCGCTCACCACGACCGCCACCGACGTCACGACCGGCACCAATCACCCGCGGTTCGGCAATCGCGCCCACATCGGCATCGACACAGCCACCGGACCCGGGCTGGTCAACGTGAGCGCCGCGCTGGACCTCATCCTCACCCAGAACCCCTGA
- a CDS encoding DUF6400 family protein translates to MSSHGRALPGEPDETAAESRPATDRTDPLPTVDLDVDLSSHELLRRAHVVDALGPDWDPVAVLRGEEAAYELLYSGLSAEQQRVYDELVSAGVLPRRGGGDAAA, encoded by the coding sequence ATGTCCTCCCATGGCCGCGCCCTTCCGGGCGAACCGGACGAAACCGCCGCGGAAAGCAGACCCGCGACGGACCGAACCGACCCGCTCCCGACGGTCGACCTCGATGTCGACCTGAGCTCGCATGAACTGCTCCGGCGCGCTCATGTCGTGGACGCTCTCGGCCCGGACTGGGACCCCGTCGCCGTGCTGCGCGGTGAGGAAGCGGCGTACGAGCTGCTGTATTCCGGCCTCAGCGCGGAGCAACAGCGCGTGTACGACGAGCTGGTCTCGGCCGGCGTGCTGCCGCGGAGAGGGGGCGGCGATGCTGCCGCTTGA
- a CDS encoding enoyl-CoA hydratase-related protein → MHILLLASAFNSLTQRVFAELRDRGHTVAVELALPGSPLPETVRRHAPQLIVAPMLKTAIPEEVWTAHTCLIVHPGPVGDRGPSSLDWAIHEGVDQWGVTVLQADAEMDAGDVWACVPCRVPPVPKSELYRGEIADAALEAVLLAVERFAEGTHVPRKQDAARTADARLRPRPYLDQSVRRIDWAEDSTHDVLRKLRAADSQPGVLDVLLGREWYLHGGHPESVLRGRPGELLATRAGAVCRATKDGAVWIPELRPRRVSGQPPTYKLPAVRALGDLLPPLPDHALPLLPEVRHRTWTDIRYREEGNVGFLLFSFPGGAMSTEQCRRLLDAYREACERPTSVLVLGGERDFFSNGIHLNVIEAADDPAAESWANINAIDDLVEAVLTTTDRLVVAAVAGNAAAGGVMLALAADEVWCRSGAVLNPHYRLMGLYGSEYWTHTLPRRVGPATAERLMREALPVSSAAALRLGLVDRVVDCGPDAFAGEVGGLAARLASLPATAARITAKKTELDRLESVTPLAGFRELELARMCRTFDDPDAPYHSLRRSFVHKERPACTPPHLGPAQVAQTGPTPSAADVTGMALHAVASRTNG, encoded by the coding sequence GTGCACATCCTGCTCCTGGCCAGTGCGTTCAACAGCCTCACCCAGCGTGTCTTCGCCGAACTGCGCGACCGTGGCCACACCGTGGCGGTGGAACTCGCCCTTCCTGGCAGCCCATTGCCCGAAACCGTGCGGCGGCACGCACCGCAGCTCATCGTGGCGCCGATGCTGAAGACGGCGATTCCCGAGGAGGTGTGGACAGCGCACACCTGCCTCATCGTCCATCCGGGGCCCGTGGGCGACCGTGGACCCTCCTCCCTGGACTGGGCGATCCACGAGGGCGTCGACCAGTGGGGCGTCACCGTCCTGCAGGCCGACGCGGAGATGGACGCCGGTGACGTGTGGGCCTGCGTGCCGTGCAGGGTCCCTCCCGTTCCCAAGAGCGAGCTGTACCGGGGTGAGATCGCCGACGCCGCGCTGGAGGCGGTCCTGCTGGCGGTGGAGCGCTTCGCCGAGGGGACCCACGTCCCACGCAAGCAGGACGCGGCACGCACGGCCGACGCCCGTCTGCGCCCCCGCCCCTACCTCGACCAGAGCGTCCGGCGCATCGACTGGGCCGAGGACTCCACGCACGACGTCCTGCGCAAGCTGAGAGCGGCGGACTCCCAGCCCGGTGTGCTGGACGTCCTGCTCGGCCGTGAGTGGTATCTGCACGGCGGTCATCCCGAGAGCGTGTTGCGCGGCCGCCCGGGCGAGCTGCTGGCCACCAGGGCCGGGGCGGTGTGCCGGGCCACCAAGGACGGCGCCGTGTGGATCCCCGAGCTGCGGCCCCGGCGCGTGTCCGGGCAGCCGCCCACGTACAAACTGCCTGCCGTGCGGGCACTGGGCGACCTGCTGCCGCCCCTGCCCGATCATGCCCTGCCCCTGCTGCCCGAGGTACGGCACCGTACCTGGACGGACATCCGCTACCGGGAGGAGGGGAACGTCGGGTTCCTCTTGTTCTCCTTCCCCGGCGGCGCCATGAGCACGGAGCAGTGCCGACGTCTGCTGGACGCCTACCGGGAGGCGTGCGAGCGGCCCACGTCCGTACTGGTGCTGGGCGGCGAACGGGACTTCTTCTCCAACGGGATCCATCTCAACGTCATCGAGGCCGCGGACGACCCCGCTGCCGAGTCCTGGGCGAACATCAACGCCATCGACGATCTGGTCGAGGCGGTCCTGACGACGACCGACCGACTGGTGGTCGCGGCGGTCGCGGGCAACGCCGCGGCGGGCGGGGTGATGCTCGCCCTGGCGGCCGACGAGGTGTGGTGCCGCTCGGGCGCCGTGCTGAACCCTCACTACCGCCTCATGGGCCTGTACGGCTCGGAGTACTGGACGCACACCCTGCCCCGCAGGGTGGGTCCCGCGACGGCGGAACGACTCATGCGTGAGGCTCTCCCGGTGAGCTCGGCGGCCGCCCTGCGCCTCGGTCTCGTCGACCGGGTGGTCGACTGCGGTCCGGACGCGTTCGCGGGGGAGGTCGGCGGCCTGGCGGCCCGTCTGGCGTCACTGCCGGCCACGGCGGCACGGATCACCGCGAAGAAGACGGAGCTGGACCGGCTGGAGAGCGTGACACCGCTGGCCGGCTTCCGTGAGCTGGAGCTGGCCCGCATGTGCCGGACCTTCGACGACCCGGACGCCCCGTACCACTCGCTGCGTCGTTCCTTCGTCCACAAGGAGCGGCCGGCGTGCACCCCGCCGCACCTCGGCCCCGCCCAGGTTGCGCAAACCGGTCCGACCCCCTCCGCCGCGGATGTCACCGGAATGGCCCTGCATGCCGTCGCGTCACGGACGAACGGCTGA
- a CDS encoding hydrogenase expression protein HypE, which produces MTEATPDTVGAADASGAPADEAPTIHILWINAGLSCDGDSVALTAAMQPSIEEIVLGVLPGLPKIAVHWPLIDFECGPVGGSDTFIEWFFKGERGEIDPFVLVVEGSIPNEAIKPEGYWCGFGDNPETGQPITTSEWIDRLAPKALAVVAIGTCATYGGIHAMAGNPTGAMGVPDYLGWDWKSHAGIPIVCVPGCPIQPDNFSETLTYLLYQATGAAPMIPLDDKLRPTWLFGATVHEGCDRAGYYEQGQFALSYDSPTCLVKLGCWGPVVKCNVPKRGWMNGIGGCPNVGGICIACTMPGFPDKFMPFMDEPPGAKVSSNASGAYGAVVRKLRSITAKTVDKEPKWRRTGDRITTGYRPPW; this is translated from the coding sequence ATGACTGAGGCGACGCCGGACACGGTCGGCGCTGCGGACGCGAGCGGCGCGCCCGCCGACGAGGCACCTACGATCCACATTCTCTGGATCAACGCGGGCCTGAGCTGCGACGGCGACTCGGTCGCGTTGACGGCGGCCATGCAGCCCAGCATCGAGGAGATCGTGCTCGGTGTGCTGCCGGGCCTTCCGAAGATCGCCGTCCACTGGCCGCTCATCGACTTCGAGTGCGGTCCGGTCGGCGGCTCGGACACGTTCATCGAGTGGTTCTTCAAGGGGGAGCGGGGCGAGATCGACCCGTTCGTCCTGGTCGTCGAGGGCTCCATCCCCAACGAGGCGATCAAGCCCGAGGGCTATTGGTGCGGCTTCGGCGACAACCCGGAGACCGGCCAGCCGATCACCACCAGCGAGTGGATCGACCGGCTCGCCCCGAAGGCACTGGCGGTCGTCGCCATCGGCACCTGCGCCACCTACGGCGGCATCCACGCCATGGCGGGCAACCCGACCGGCGCGATGGGCGTGCCCGACTACCTCGGCTGGGACTGGAAGTCGCACGCGGGCATCCCCATCGTGTGTGTCCCCGGCTGTCCGATCCAGCCCGACAACTTCTCCGAGACCCTCACCTACCTGCTCTACCAGGCGACCGGCGCCGCCCCGATGATCCCGCTGGACGACAAGCTGCGCCCGACCTGGCTGTTCGGGGCCACCGTGCACGAGGGCTGCGACCGCGCGGGTTACTACGAGCAGGGCCAGTTCGCCCTGTCCTACGACTCGCCGACGTGCCTGGTCAAGCTCGGCTGCTGGGGCCCGGTCGTCAAGTGCAACGTGCCCAAGCGCGGCTGGATGAACGGGATCGGCGGCTGCCCCAACGTCGGTGGCATCTGCATCGCCTGCACCATGCCGGGCTTCCCCGACAAGTTCATGCCGTTCATGGATGAACCCCCCGGCGCCAAGGTGTCGAGCAACGCCAGCGGAGCGTACGGCGCCGTGGTCCGCAAGCTGCGGTCGATCACCGCAAAGACGGTGGACAAGGAGCCCAAGTGGCGCCGTACCGGAGACAGGATCACCACCGGATACCGACCCCCGTGGTGA
- a CDS encoding nickel-dependent hydrogenase large subunit produces the protein MAPTTKAAGDGSGLVEMAWDPITRIVGSLGIHTKIDFKQKRVAECYSTSSVFRGYSVFMRGKDPRDAHFITSRICGICGDNHATCSVYAQNMAYGVKPPHLGEWIINLGESAEYMFDHNIFQENLVGVDYCEKMVKETNPGVLELAERTEAPHAAEHGYRTIADIMRSLNPLEGEFYREALQVSRYTREMFCLMEGRHVHPSTLYPGGVGTIASVQLFTDYLSRLMRYVEFMKRVVPLHDDLFDFFYEALPGYEEVGRRRVLLGCWGALNDPEYCDFTYANMTDWGRRMFVTPGIIVDGKLVTNDLTEINLGVRILLGSSYYEDWQGQEQFVTHDPLGNPVDPRHPWNQHTIPTPQKRNFDDKYSWVMSPRWFDGKDHLALDTGGGPIARLWSTALSGLVDIGYVKATGQSVVINLPRTMTKPETTFEWKIPKWSNALERNRARTYFQAYAAAVALHFAEKGLAEVRAGRTQTWEKFEVPEESIGVGFTEAVRGVLSHHMVIRDGKIANYHPYPPTPWNASVRDTYGTPGPYEDAVQNTPIFEENTPENFKGIDIMRAVRSFDPCLPCGVHMYVGGGKTVKSMHVPTGLSGLGG, from the coding sequence ATGGCACCGACGACGAAGGCGGCCGGCGACGGCAGCGGCCTGGTGGAGATGGCCTGGGACCCGATCACCCGGATCGTGGGCAGCCTGGGCATCCACACGAAGATCGACTTCAAGCAGAAGCGGGTCGCGGAGTGCTACAGCACGTCGTCGGTCTTCCGCGGCTACAGCGTCTTCATGCGCGGCAAGGACCCCCGCGACGCCCACTTCATCACCAGCCGCATCTGCGGCATCTGCGGTGACAACCACGCCACCTGCTCGGTGTACGCGCAGAACATGGCGTACGGCGTGAAGCCCCCGCACCTCGGCGAGTGGATCATCAACCTCGGCGAGTCCGCGGAGTACATGTTCGACCACAACATCTTCCAGGAGAACCTGGTCGGGGTCGACTACTGCGAGAAGATGGTCAAGGAGACCAACCCCGGCGTCCTCGAACTCGCCGAGCGCACCGAGGCCCCGCACGCCGCGGAGCACGGCTACCGCACGATCGCCGACATCATGCGCTCGCTGAACCCCCTGGAGGGCGAGTTCTACCGCGAGGCGCTCCAGGTGAGCCGCTACACGCGCGAGATGTTCTGCCTGATGGAGGGACGCCATGTGCACCCCTCCACGCTCTACCCGGGCGGCGTCGGAACCATCGCCTCCGTGCAGCTCTTCACGGACTACCTCAGCCGGCTGATGCGCTACGTGGAGTTCATGAAGCGCGTCGTGCCCCTCCACGACGACCTGTTCGACTTCTTCTACGAGGCGCTGCCCGGGTACGAGGAAGTGGGCCGCCGACGTGTCCTGCTCGGCTGCTGGGGCGCGCTCAACGACCCCGAGTACTGCGACTTCACCTACGCCAACATGACCGACTGGGGCCGGCGTATGTTCGTCACCCCCGGCATCATCGTGGACGGCAAGCTCGTCACCAACGACCTCACCGAGATCAACCTCGGCGTCCGCATCCTGCTGGGCAGCTCCTACTACGAGGACTGGCAGGGCCAGGAGCAGTTCGTCACCCATGACCCACTCGGCAACCCGGTGGACCCGCGCCACCCGTGGAACCAGCACACCATCCCCACCCCGCAGAAGCGGAACTTCGACGACAAGTACAGCTGGGTCATGTCCCCGCGCTGGTTCGACGGCAAGGACCACCTCGCCCTGGACACCGGTGGCGGCCCCATCGCCCGCCTGTGGTCGACCGCCCTGTCCGGTCTCGTCGACATCGGGTACGTCAAGGCCACCGGCCAGAGCGTGGTCATCAACCTGCCCCGCACCATGACCAAGCCGGAGACCACCTTCGAGTGGAAGATCCCGAAGTGGTCCAACGCGCTGGAGCGCAACCGCGCCCGCACGTACTTCCAGGCGTACGCCGCCGCCGTCGCCCTGCACTTCGCGGAGAAGGGACTGGCGGAGGTCCGCGCCGGACGCACCCAGACCTGGGAGAAGTTCGAGGTTCCGGAGGAGAGCATCGGTGTCGGCTTCACCGAGGCGGTCCGCGGTGTCCTCTCCCACCACATGGTGATCCGGGACGGCAAGATCGCCAACTACCACCCGTACCCGCCGACCCCCTGGAACGCCAGCGTCCGGGACACCTACGGCACGCCCGGCCCGTACGAGGACGCCGTGCAGAACACGCCCATCTTCGAGGAGAACACCCCGGAGAACTTCAAGGGCATCGACATCATGCGCGCCGTCCGCAGCTTCGACCCCTGTCTGCCCTGTGGCGTCCACATGTACGTCGGCGGCGGCAAGACGGTGAAGTCGATGCACGTGCCCACCGGCCTGAGCGGACTGGGCGGATGA
- a CDS encoding DUF5947 family protein encodes MTASPATRPPGLRRFLTERPPQPERCELCAVAVEAGHRHLVDTEKRALVCACPPCALLMEQPGAAAGRFRTVPARYLTDPGHRLDETAWEALQIPVGVAFLFRNAALDRLVALYPSPAGATESELEPATWTDVLGGSRLAELLEPDVEALLLRRTDGRFECHLVPIDICYELVGRMRLLWQGFDGGAEARAALDAFFADVARRVRPLGEVGHP; translated from the coding sequence ATGACGGCGTCCCCGGCGACGCGCCCGCCCGGCCTGCGGAGGTTCCTCACCGAGAGGCCTCCGCAGCCCGAACGGTGTGAGCTGTGCGCCGTGGCGGTGGAGGCGGGCCACCGTCATCTCGTCGACACCGAGAAACGCGCCCTCGTCTGCGCCTGCCCTCCGTGCGCGCTGCTGATGGAGCAGCCGGGCGCCGCCGCCGGCCGCTTCCGTACGGTCCCGGCCCGCTACCTCACCGACCCCGGACACCGCCTCGACGAGACCGCGTGGGAGGCGCTGCAGATCCCGGTCGGCGTCGCCTTCCTCTTCCGCAACGCGGCGCTCGACCGGCTGGTCGCCCTCTACCCGAGCCCGGCCGGAGCCACCGAGAGCGAACTCGAACCGGCCACCTGGACGGACGTCCTCGGCGGCAGCCGCCTCGCCGAACTGCTCGAACCCGACGTGGAGGCACTGCTGCTGCGCCGCACCGACGGCCGCTTCGAGTGCCACCTCGTACCGATCGACATCTGCTACGAACTCGTCGGCCGTATGCGCCTGTTGTGGCAGGGCTTCGACGGCGGAGCCGAGGCCCGCGCCGCGCTGGACGCGTTCTTCGCGGACGTCGCGCGACGCGTCCGGCCCCTGGGCGAGGTGGGTCACCCGTGA
- a CDS encoding DUF6084 family protein, which translates to MTAFSFACTGVRADQYAAGPTLVFRLRVTAGDNARVHALALRCQIRIEPARRGYEPAEADGLADLFGERSRWGSTLQPVQFAQVAVMVPSFTGEIETDLVVPCTYDMDIAATRYLTALTDGEVPLLMLFSGTAFTGDGGFQVEPVPWDREAAFRMPVTAWREMVEQHFPGCGWIRLPRDTMDALLAYRSRHALPSWEATVAALLEEGADPPAHDPLRALTATTGRTDP; encoded by the coding sequence GTGACCGCGTTCTCCTTCGCCTGCACCGGCGTCCGCGCCGACCAGTACGCCGCCGGACCGACCCTCGTCTTCCGGCTGCGCGTCACCGCCGGCGACAACGCGCGCGTGCACGCCCTCGCGTTGCGCTGCCAGATCCGCATCGAACCCGCCCGCCGCGGCTACGAGCCCGCCGAGGCCGACGGTCTCGCGGACCTCTTCGGCGAGCGCTCGCGCTGGGGCAGCACGCTCCAGCCGGTGCAGTTCGCCCAGGTCGCGGTCATGGTCCCGAGCTTCACCGGAGAGATCGAGACCGACCTCGTCGTGCCCTGCACCTACGACATGGACATCGCCGCCACCCGCTACCTCACCGCCCTCACCGACGGCGAGGTCCCCCTGCTGATGCTCTTCTCCGGTACGGCGTTCACCGGAGACGGCGGCTTCCAGGTGGAGCCCGTCCCGTGGGACCGCGAGGCGGCCTTCCGGATGCCCGTCACCGCCTGGCGGGAGATGGTCGAGCAGCACTTCCCCGGCTGCGGCTGGATCCGGCTGCCCCGCGACACCATGGACGCCCTCCTCGCCTACCGCTCCCGGCACGCCCTGCCCTCCTGGGAGGCGACCGTCGCGGCGCTGCTGGAGGAGGGGGCCGATCCGCCCGCGCACGACCCGCTGCGCGCCCTCACCGCCACCACCGGAAGGACCGATCCGTGA
- a CDS encoding hydrogenase maturation protease has product MNLPPPPGPRTLVAGIGNVFLGDDGFGVETVRRLADRDLPGHIEVVDIGVRGVHLAYQLLDGYDTLVLVDATARGEAPGTLYVIEHDIGGGSPSPAAPALDGHRMTPDTVLALLGTLCAGTGGEPPRRVLVVGCEPASVDEGIGLSPPVSDAVPEAVRLIEELLHGEPGESAPRATADGIST; this is encoded by the coding sequence ATGAACCTTCCCCCACCGCCTGGTCCAAGGACGCTCGTGGCGGGCATCGGCAACGTCTTCCTCGGGGACGACGGCTTCGGCGTGGAGACCGTCCGCCGGCTCGCCGACCGCGACCTGCCCGGACACATCGAGGTAGTGGACATCGGGGTGCGCGGGGTGCACCTCGCCTATCAGCTGCTGGACGGCTACGACACCCTCGTTCTCGTGGACGCCACGGCACGCGGCGAAGCCCCCGGCACGCTGTACGTGATCGAGCACGACATCGGCGGAGGGAGCCCTTCACCCGCCGCCCCCGCGCTGGACGGCCACCGGATGACCCCCGACACCGTCCTGGCGCTGCTGGGCACCCTGTGCGCCGGGACCGGCGGCGAGCCACCACGCCGCGTCCTGGTCGTGGGATGCGAACCGGCCTCGGTGGACGAGGGCATCGGTCTCAGCCCACCGGTGTCCGATGCCGTACCGGAGGCCGTCCGGCTGATCGAAGAGCTGCTGCACGGGGAGCCGGGAGAGTCCGCGCCGCGGGCCACGGCCGATGGGATCTCGACATGA
- the hypA gene encoding hydrogenase maturation nickel metallochaperone HypA — protein MHEMSIALAVVNQVEEAAARAKDVTAVRSVRLQVGELAGVVPDALAFSFELACAGTLLEGAELITEAVPGRARCTPCAHEWAVGMPPRLTCPACGGTQTDLLAGRELQIVDVHWEDGLGPAHTPTREPISEER, from the coding sequence ATGCACGAGATGTCCATCGCGCTGGCCGTCGTCAACCAGGTGGAAGAGGCCGCCGCCCGGGCCAAGGACGTCACGGCGGTGCGATCGGTACGGCTCCAGGTGGGCGAACTGGCCGGCGTCGTACCCGACGCACTCGCCTTCTCCTTCGAACTGGCCTGCGCCGGAACCCTGCTGGAAGGCGCCGAACTGATCACCGAGGCGGTGCCGGGGCGGGCCCGCTGCACCCCCTGCGCACACGAATGGGCCGTCGGCATGCCGCCCCGGCTGACCTGCCCCGCGTGCGGCGGTACGCAGACCGACCTGCTCGCGGGCCGGGAACTGCAGATCGTCGACGTGCACTGGGAGGACGGCCTCGGCCCCGCGCACACGCCCACCCGCGAACCGATCTCCGAGGAGCGCTGA
- the hypB gene encoding hydrogenase nickel incorporation protein HypB, translated as MCRVVDLRQAVLAKNDASAHELRAHLAARGIALVNLLSSPGSGKTALLERELLRARERAVPVAALSADLATENDAARLARSGVPVKQVLTDGLCHLEAGMLAGHLDGWLPDDTRLLFVENVGNLVCPASYDLGETLRVTLASVTEGEDKPLKYPTAFGLAHLVVVTKTDIAEAVEFDEAAFRANVQQVNPGVEVILTSARRGQGVGSLLDRALAAMDGTPVHSPVMTRQPHHHTHPHTHPEATGTMAHTHP; from the coding sequence ATGTGTCGTGTCGTCGACCTGCGGCAGGCCGTACTCGCGAAGAACGACGCGAGCGCCCACGAACTGCGCGCGCACCTCGCGGCTCGAGGCATCGCGCTCGTCAACCTGCTGTCCAGTCCGGGCAGCGGCAAGACCGCGCTGCTGGAGCGCGAACTGCTGCGGGCACGGGAGCGGGCCGTTCCCGTCGCGGCGCTGAGCGCCGATCTGGCCACCGAGAACGACGCGGCCCGGCTGGCGCGTTCGGGGGTCCCCGTCAAGCAGGTACTCACCGACGGACTGTGCCATCTGGAGGCGGGGATGCTCGCCGGGCACCTGGACGGGTGGCTGCCCGACGACACCCGGCTGCTGTTCGTGGAGAACGTCGGCAACCTGGTCTGCCCGGCCTCCTACGACCTGGGGGAGACCTTGAGGGTCACCCTCGCCTCCGTGACGGAGGGCGAGGACAAGCCACTCAAGTACCCCACCGCCTTCGGCCTCGCCCACCTGGTCGTCGTCACCAAGACCGACATCGCGGAGGCCGTCGAGTTCGACGAGGCGGCGTTCCGCGCGAATGTGCAGCAGGTCAATCCCGGAGTGGAGGTGATCCTGACGTCGGCACGCCGGGGGCAGGGAGTCGGCTCGCTGCTCGACCGGGCGCTGGCCGCCATGGACGGCACACCTGTCCACTCACCGGTCATGACCCGGCAGCCTCATCACCACACACACCCGCACACGCACCCGGAGGCCACCGGCACCATGGCCCACACCCACCCGTGA